In Zunongwangia sp. HGR-M22, the sequence GTGGCTCGAAAACTAGTTTGCTTTGTATTTCATAGGTCGCATTATCTTTAAAATGAATGATTACTTCTTCTAAAGGATAATAGTTGTAACTATTGGGAACACCAAGATGAACATACTCCAAAATCTTGAAAGTGTCGTTGTCTGAAGAAATACTTACTTCATCTAAATCTGAATAAAATAGTTTTACCTGCTCGTTGATAAGCGCAATATCTACTCGGCTAAAGTAAGTTTTTCCTTTTGCATGTTTCTTCTTCCCGGCCCAGCAGACCACAAAATATTCTTTAAAAACTTTATAGGTTGGATTTAGTTTTTTGTGATGATTAATGAAATCAAAAACTCCGTCTAGGGTTAGCTCAATATTATTTTGTGCATGTTTTTCTATGGCGGCTACAACTTCAGAATTTTCATCTTCAATTTTAATATCAAAATCCTTTGGCATGCTTATGCTGCCATCTCTAAGAAAAATGGAGCCTCCATAATACTTCCAGATATTTTTCCGAAGTGAACAAATTTGACCATTATTAGGTCTTATTGTTACTAAGCCTACCACCAAATGATCTGGAAGATGCGGAAAAGGAATGTTCTCGTAAATAATTTTAGGAGGATTGCTTAGATATGCATTTATAAGGTTCTGGATTTTACTGTCATCAAAAAAATCGATACCTAAAATTTCGTTGTCTTCATCTCTAACACCGATAACTATGTAGGAGTTGTTGTTTGGATTAGAATTTGCAAGTGCGCATATATGTTTTAAAAATTTAGCCTTCCCTTCTTTTTCACGAATGTTCAGCTGTAGTTTTTTATCATAAAAACTATTCTCGTCGTTATGCGCTAAAAGATTTTTTATAAGAAGGCGTTTATTAATCATGTTAGTTTTTGTCTACAATAGTGCTTGTGGCCTGCGAAGTGCACATTACGATTAAATCGGCAATATTTACATGATATGGTCTGGTAACTACAAAACGAATAATATCTGCAATATCTTCTGGTTGTAAAGCTTTAAACCCTTGATAGACTTTTTTAGCTTTTTCTTTATCACCTTTAAATCGAACATCACTAAACTCGGTTTCTACTAGACCTGGGTTAATTGCGCCTACACGAATTCCTTTGCCGTTTAGGTCTATTCTCATTCCCTGATTTAAGGCATCTACGGCATGCTTGCTGGCACAATAAACATTTCCGTTAGGATAAACCTCTTTACCAGCAGTTGAACCAATATTGATAATATGTCCAGATTTTCTTTCGATCATTCCCGAAATTACAGCTTTACTAACATAAAGTAATCCTTTAACGTTAATATCGATCATGGCATCCCAGTCTTCTATAGAGCCATCCTGGATAGTTTCTAAACCATGAGCATTACCAGCGTTGTTTATAAGGATATCGATATTAGAGAAATCTGGTGGTAAATTTTCAATCTT encodes:
- a CDS encoding ATP-binding protein; translated protein: MINKRLLIKNLLAHNDENSFYDKKLQLNIREKEGKAKFLKHICALANSNPNNNSYIVIGVRDEDNEILGIDFFDDSKIQNLINAYLSNPPKIIYENIPFPHLPDHLVVGLVTIRPNNGQICSLRKNIWKYYGGSIFLRDGSISMPKDFDIKIEDENSEVVAAIEKHAQNNIELTLDGVFDFINHHKKLNPTYKVFKEYFVVCWAGKKKHAKGKTYFSRVDIALINEQVKLFYSDLDEVSISSDNDTFKILEYVHLGVPNSYNYYPLEEVIIHFKDNATYEIQSKLVFEPPVYDKNTLYHIYNSNNLLLARLKQLLPLTKNQRKDVKNLPSTYLLCYLNGFGEAMEKLEEAKPFLKKYSREAYHYYKESTRILRKVKYN
- a CDS encoding SDR family NAD(P)-dependent oxidoreductase, which encodes MKTALITGASSGIGKETAKALAEEGYNLIICGRREGRLNELKETLSKKVDVLTLSFDVRDKEEVFKKIENLPPDFSNIDILINNAGNAHGLETIQDGSIEDWDAMIDINVKGLLYVSKAVISGMIERKSGHIINIGSTAGKEVYPNGNVYCASKHAVDALNQGMRIDLNGKGIRVGAINPGLVETEFSDVRFKGDKEKAKKVYQGFKALQPEDIADIIRFVVTRPYHVNIADLIVMCTSQATSTIVDKN